The following coding sequences are from one Sphingobium sp. V4 window:
- a CDS encoding 2-dehydro-3-deoxygalactonokinase: MGQQTFIAVDWGTTNRRAYRIENGVVVETERDSLGVTAVPSGGFEAEVIRLRGRHGGAPVLLAGMVGSNRGWVDAGYVPTPATLDSLAAAVVKPMEDVLIIPGVRHVAEGRGDVMRGEEVQLLGALAAGLAPADALLCQPGTHCKWAWMEDGALSAFVTAMTGEMFALLKNHALIGQEMTGEVTPGDAFVEGVREAARGDLLASLFGVRPASLLGLRDRADAAAFVSGLLIGADCAAHAGTGEVHLLADPALGALYGRAITELGGTPLPVDSHAAFVAGATRLWEYLS; this comes from the coding sequence ATGGGGCAGCAGACTTTCATCGCCGTCGACTGGGGCACGACCAATCGCCGCGCCTATCGGATCGAGAATGGCGTGGTTGTGGAGACCGAGCGGGATTCGCTGGGGGTGACCGCGGTGCCGTCCGGAGGCTTTGAAGCGGAGGTCATTCGGCTGCGTGGCCGTCATGGCGGCGCGCCCGTCCTGCTCGCGGGGATGGTCGGTTCCAATCGGGGCTGGGTCGACGCGGGCTATGTACCGACGCCCGCGACGCTGGACTCATTGGCCGCCGCTGTCGTGAAACCAATGGAGGACGTGCTCATCATCCCCGGCGTCCGGCATGTGGCGGAAGGGCGCGGCGACGTGATGCGGGGCGAGGAGGTTCAGCTGCTCGGCGCGCTCGCCGCCGGTCTGGCCCCCGCTGACGCTCTGCTCTGCCAGCCCGGCACCCATTGCAAATGGGCCTGGATGGAGGACGGAGCCCTGTCCGCCTTCGTCACCGCGATGACCGGCGAGATGTTCGCGCTGCTCAAGAATCATGCCCTGATCGGCCAGGAAATGACCGGCGAGGTCACGCCTGGCGACGCTTTTGTCGAAGGCGTCCGGGAAGCGGCGCGCGGCGACCTGCTCGCGTCACTGTTCGGCGTGCGCCCCGCCAGCCTGCTCGGCCTTCGCGATCGCGCGGATGCAGCCGCCTTCGTCAGTGGATTACTGATCGGCGCAGACTGCGCCGCACATGCCGGCACGGGCGAAGTCCACCTGCTCGCCGATCCGGCGCTCGGCGCCCTTTATGGCCGGGCCATCACCGAGCTGGGCGGCACGCCGCTGCCGGTCGACAGCCATGCGGCCTTCGTCGCCGGCGCGACCCGCCTTTGGGAGTATCTGTCATGA
- a CDS encoding 2-dehydro-3-deoxy-6-phosphogalactonate aldolase has protein sequence MSLDFATAFARCPLVAILRGVRPDEVEAIGDELVAAGFTLIEVPMNSPDPLDSIGRLARRFGGQALVGAGTVLTTVQVGQVQDVGGQLVISPNSDVAVIAATVRAGMISMPGYFTPTEGFAAVQAGATALKLFPAEAASPSVLKAQRAVLPKALPMLVVGGINPGNMRPWTEAGANGFGLGSALYKPGATAQQVGEAARAFITGWKDLHD, from the coding sequence ATGAGTCTCGATTTCGCCACCGCCTTCGCCCGCTGCCCCCTGGTCGCGATCCTGCGCGGCGTCCGCCCCGACGAGGTCGAGGCGATCGGCGACGAACTGGTCGCGGCCGGCTTCACGCTGATCGAAGTGCCGATGAACTCGCCCGATCCGCTCGACAGCATCGGCCGGCTCGCGCGCCGTTTCGGCGGGCAGGCACTGGTCGGCGCAGGCACAGTGCTGACGACCGTGCAGGTCGGGCAGGTGCAGGACGTGGGCGGACAACTCGTGATTTCCCCCAACAGCGATGTCGCCGTCATCGCCGCGACCGTCCGGGCAGGCATGATCTCCATGCCAGGCTATTTCACCCCGACCGAAGGGTTCGCCGCGGTCCAGGCGGGCGCCACAGCCCTCAAACTCTTTCCCGCCGAAGCCGCCAGCCCCTCCGTTCTCAAGGCACAACGCGCCGTCCTGCCCAAGGCGCTGCCGATGCTGGTCGTGGGCGGGATCAACCCCGGCAATATGCGGCCTTGGACCGAAGCGGGCGCAAATGGATTCGGTCTTGGTTCCGCCCTCTACAAACCCGGCGCCACCGCCCAGCAGGTCGGGGAAGCAGCGCGAGCCTTCATAACTGGCTGGAAAGACTTGCACGACTGA
- a CDS encoding ketohydroxyglutarate aldolase, translated as MAAGLKPYRQGWRYRANIALRILAATVGAYLVTALVAMLLARTLPMSRVEAVTSGTMIAYLAAPTVTIWAFLARSPWRALAGVALAAGLLALGTWAAGPPA; from the coding sequence ATGGCGGCCGGGCTGAAGCCGTATCGGCAGGGATGGCGCTATCGCGCCAATATCGCGCTGCGCATCCTGGCAGCGACGGTCGGCGCCTATCTGGTGACGGCGCTGGTCGCCATGCTGCTTGCCCGCACGCTGCCGATGAGCCGGGTGGAGGCCGTAACGAGTGGCACGATGATCGCCTATCTTGCCGCCCCGACCGTCACCATCTGGGCGTTCCTGGCGCGCAGCCCCTGGCGCGCGCTGGCGGGGGTTGCCCTGGCGGCCGGGTTGCTCGCGCTGGGGACGTGGGCGGCGGGACCGCCCGCATGA
- a CDS encoding endonuclease/exonuclease/phosphatase family protein has translation MLKPLRAFLFASLTVMAATGSTGSRPVAYSALDGLNAVAPADGRLSVMTYNVQGLPWPIAWGRDEALAKIGDRLATLRRERRQPHIVLLQEAFTSEAAAIARRAGYVHVAIGPDAAMADGLPATRLDRAYIANGRWERGEGIGKRLGSGLLILSDYPILGQARMAFPAFACAGFDCLANKGTLIAHLAVPGFAEPVSVVNTHLNARKASGVSIARSQHAFARQVMLLADFVRSHVPQGRTLILGGDMNIGGDPARNAAFFGQWAPMGHRFVTPALGGIRQALTMPARIDRDALNASAERAKDWLFARDASGRPMDVAQATVPFGNEADGRPLSDHYGYVLTYAPTGQPEEKTVRLAALGGKAMP, from the coding sequence ATGCTGAAGCCATTGCGCGCATTCCTGTTCGCGAGCCTGACGGTGATGGCGGCAACCGGTTCCACCGGTAGCCGCCCCGTCGCCTATTCCGCCCTTGACGGGCTGAACGCGGTCGCGCCAGCCGACGGTCGCCTGTCGGTGATGACCTATAATGTGCAGGGCCTGCCCTGGCCGATCGCCTGGGGACGGGACGAAGCGCTGGCAAAAATCGGCGATCGACTGGCCACCCTGCGCCGTGAGCGGCGACAGCCCCATATCGTCCTGCTTCAGGAAGCCTTCACGAGCGAGGCCGCCGCGATCGCGCGGCGCGCCGGATATGTGCATGTCGCAATCGGTCCGGATGCGGCAATGGCCGACGGTCTGCCGGCGACGAGACTCGATCGCGCCTATATCGCCAATGGGCGGTGGGAGCGGGGCGAGGGCATCGGCAAGCGCCTGGGCAGCGGACTTCTGATCCTGTCCGACTATCCGATCTTGGGGCAGGCGCGCATGGCCTTTCCCGCCTTCGCCTGCGCCGGGTTCGACTGCCTCGCCAACAAGGGCACGCTGATCGCGCATCTCGCCGTACCGGGCTTCGCCGAGCCGGTAAGCGTCGTCAACACCCATCTCAATGCGCGCAAGGCCTCCGGCGTGTCCATCGCCCGTTCGCAGCACGCATTTGCGCGACAGGTGATGCTGCTGGCCGACTTCGTGCGGAGCCATGTGCCGCAGGGCCGCACCCTCATCCTGGGCGGAGACATGAACATCGGCGGCGACCCGGCGCGCAATGCCGCGTTTTTTGGCCAATGGGCGCCTATGGGACATAGGTTCGTCACCCCCGCCCTGGGCGGCATAAGGCAAGCCCTGACCATGCCCGCCCGGATCGACCGCGACGCGCTTAACGCTTCGGCCGAACGCGCGAAGGACTGGCTGTTCGCCCGCGACGCCAGCGGCCGCCCCATGGATGTCGCGCAAGCAACAGTTCCGTTCGGCAACGAAGCTGACGGCCGACCGCTGTCCGACCATTATGGCTATGTCCTGACCTATGCTCCGACCGGTCAACCGGAGGAGAAGACAGTCCGCCTGGCTGCGCTTGGCGGAAAGGCGATGCCATGA
- a CDS encoding response regulator transcription factor, producing the protein MVDSSLTRPATVLVVDDDADIRELIVGQLQQENYRLLSASSLAELRQTLREHPVDLIVLDLNLPDGDGLLLCRELRAEGAEVQIIMVTARGSAIDRVLGLELGADDYLTKPFEPRELLVRIRNLLRRARSEPAPRGGTMRYAHFGPWRLDLQQRRLVAPDDRLVMLSSAEFRLLSRFIEEPNVVLARETLLPERRATAAFDRSIDLQVSRLRQKLAGVAGGDELILTVRGEGYVLASGVDYT; encoded by the coding sequence ATGGTGGACTCATCCCTTACCCGGCCCGCCACCGTGCTGGTGGTCGATGATGATGCGGATATACGCGAACTCATCGTCGGGCAGCTGCAGCAGGAAAATTACAGGCTTTTGTCAGCCTCCAGCCTGGCCGAACTGCGCCAGACGCTGCGTGAACATCCGGTCGATCTGATCGTGCTGGACCTCAACCTCCCCGATGGCGATGGCCTTTTGCTCTGTCGCGAACTGCGGGCCGAAGGAGCCGAGGTGCAGATCATCATGGTTACCGCGCGCGGCAGCGCGATCGATCGGGTGCTGGGACTGGAATTGGGCGCCGACGATTATCTGACCAAGCCGTTCGAGCCGCGCGAATTGCTGGTGCGTATCCGCAACCTGTTGCGGCGTGCACGCAGCGAGCCTGCGCCGCGTGGCGGCACGATGCGCTATGCCCATTTCGGTCCATGGCGGCTCGATCTGCAGCAGCGCCGGCTGGTCGCGCCCGACGATCGTCTCGTGATGCTGTCGTCGGCGGAGTTCCGCCTGCTCAGTCGCTTCATCGAGGAGCCCAATGTCGTCCTCGCGCGCGAGACCTTGCTTCCCGAACGGCGCGCAACGGCCGCTTTCGATCGGTCGATCGACCTGCAGGTGAGCAGGCTGCGGCAGAAGCTGGCCGGGGTGGCCGGCGGCGACGAACTGATCCTGACCGTGCGCGGCGAGGGATATGTGCTGGCAAGCGGGGTCGACTATACATGA
- a CDS encoding DUF3325 domain-containing protein, whose amino-acid sequence MIASAGFLYLGLFALAASMDRHRRTLAGPWHRPPVAPLLAPTGWCLLGLSLLSIAPGWHGGIGLVNWCGLLPLVAGIMMLGLTYRPEWLRPGLVVALLLIAAGAMLRA is encoded by the coding sequence ATGATCGCGAGCGCGGGCTTCCTCTACCTGGGCCTTTTCGCCTTGGCCGCCAGCATGGATCGGCATCGGCGGACACTGGCTGGACCGTGGCACCGCCCCCCGGTCGCTCCGCTGCTTGCACCGACCGGATGGTGCCTGCTCGGCCTCTCGCTGCTCAGCATCGCGCCCGGCTGGCATGGCGGCATCGGGCTGGTCAACTGGTGCGGACTGCTGCCGCTGGTGGCCGGGATCATGATGCTCGGCCTGACCTACCGCCCCGAATGGCTGCGACCGGGCCTAGTCGTTGCGCTGCTACTGATCGCGGCCGGCGCAATGCTTCGCGCCTGA
- a CDS encoding ATP-binding protein yields MKMRPIARVRAFFGTMAGQIFLILTLGMSVAAIIALLVAEQTRHHDFERVRRQRVVASAVDIAARLRRDPARVEAMMATHNIVGAYPAPDGVSLSNPDADLEASLKERFGIQSQPEAGQVPVGLCFPPNDRKDRAAGLVDAPRPDCWIVRFTDIGGQRRAMALTFPRIAKPPSTIFNPLYLLVIIAASAGLGILVARFVAKPLRRLERAAEAFSLSLDPQDVPETGPEEVRAALSTFNLMQRRARAGFAERTQLLAAISHDLQTPLTRMRLRLELVENVELRERLLADHHAMLTLVREGLDLASSAESREEWSMVDIDSLLASMVEDAQDLGAPVRFTGGCGGSVRVKPNALSRCIANLVDNAVKYGGSADINCARAGGRLLIQVRDHGPGIPADQIDQMFEPFTRGPSGQPGGRHGTGIGLTIARSLAMSFEAAVRLRNATDGGVVATIDMKE; encoded by the coding sequence ATGAAGATGCGGCCGATTGCCCGCGTGCGCGCCTTTTTCGGAACCATGGCCGGCCAGATCTTTCTGATCCTTACGCTCGGCATGTCGGTCGCGGCGATCATCGCGTTGCTGGTTGCGGAGCAGACGCGCCATCACGACTTCGAACGCGTGCGACGACAGCGCGTGGTGGCGAGTGCGGTCGATATCGCCGCCAGGCTGCGCCGCGATCCGGCGCGGGTGGAAGCGATGATGGCCACGCACAATATCGTCGGCGCCTATCCCGCGCCCGATGGCGTATCGCTCAGCAACCCGGATGCCGATCTTGAAGCGTCGCTGAAGGAGCGGTTCGGGATACAGTCGCAGCCCGAAGCCGGACAGGTTCCCGTTGGCCTGTGCTTCCCCCCGAATGACCGGAAGGACCGGGCTGCCGGCCTGGTAGACGCGCCGCGCCCGGATTGCTGGATCGTGCGCTTCACCGATATTGGCGGACAGCGGCGCGCAATGGCACTGACCTTCCCCCGCATCGCCAAACCGCCCAGCACCATCTTCAACCCGCTCTATCTGCTGGTCATTATCGCCGCTTCGGCCGGGCTGGGGATATTGGTTGCGCGCTTCGTGGCCAAGCCGCTGCGCCGGCTGGAACGCGCCGCGGAGGCTTTCTCCCTGTCGCTCGATCCGCAGGACGTGCCGGAAACCGGCCCGGAGGAAGTACGTGCCGCCTTGTCGACCTTCAACCTTATGCAGCGCCGCGCCCGCGCCGGCTTTGCCGAGCGGACGCAATTGCTCGCGGCGATCAGCCATGACCTCCAGACGCCGCTGACGCGGATGCGGCTGCGGCTGGAACTGGTGGAAAATGTCGAACTGCGTGAGCGGTTGCTGGCCGATCATCATGCGATGCTGACCTTGGTGCGCGAGGGGCTCGACCTTGCCAGCAGCGCGGAATCGCGGGAGGAATGGTCGATGGTCGACATCGACTCGCTCCTTGCGAGCATGGTCGAGGATGCGCAGGATCTGGGCGCGCCGGTACGCTTTACCGGGGGCTGCGGCGGGTCGGTGCGGGTCAAGCCCAATGCGCTCAGTCGCTGCATTGCCAATCTGGTCGACAATGCCGTCAAATATGGGGGCAGCGCCGACATCAATTGCGCGCGGGCTGGCGGGCGGCTTCTCATTCAGGTGCGCGACCATGGACCCGGCATCCCCGCCGATCAGATAGACCAGATGTTCGAGCCGTTCACGCGCGGGCCGAGCGGCCAGCCGGGTGGACGACATGGCACGGGTATCGGCCTCACCATCGCCCGGTCGCTGGCTATGAGCTTCGAGGCTGCGGTACGGCTGCGCAATGCCACGGATGGCGGCGTCGTCGCTACCATCGACATGAAGGAATGA
- a CDS encoding NAD(P)H-binding protein yields the protein MGKIIISGASGAFGRAAAELLLDRIAPHEVILLTRTPARLADLAARGADVRFADFDDPSSLPGAMEGGQKMLLISTARVGTRVGQHRNAVEAAVAAGVRHIVYTSIIAADQPCNPAIVKHDHRATEEIIEGSGTSWTHLRDSQYAEAIAGPMTIPALMAGRKPDNCGDGPVAFVSRADCVATAVGVLTQPGHENQAYVLTGPELITIPQAMAMASEIAGKPIVVSQVDDEAMFAYFDALGAPRHASDIVPDGPIPWSSDDMVTFGQAIREGYFAERTDWVERITGRKPKTLREVMLAHKGSWPL from the coding sequence ATGGGGAAGATCATCATTTCAGGTGCTTCGGGTGCATTCGGGCGTGCGGCGGCGGAATTGCTGCTGGATCGCATCGCCCCACATGAGGTGATCCTGCTGACGCGCACGCCTGCCCGGCTGGCTGATCTTGCAGCGCGCGGGGCGGATGTGCGCTTTGCCGATTTCGACGATCCATCAAGCCTGCCCGGTGCCATGGAGGGGGGGCAGAAAATGCTTCTCATCAGCACAGCGCGCGTTGGAACCCGCGTCGGCCAGCACCGCAACGCCGTGGAAGCGGCGGTCGCGGCAGGCGTGCGGCATATCGTCTATACCTCGATCATCGCCGCCGATCAGCCGTGCAATCCTGCCATCGTGAAGCACGATCATCGCGCGACCGAGGAGATCATCGAAGGCTCCGGCACGTCCTGGACGCATTTGCGCGACAGCCAATATGCCGAGGCGATCGCCGGCCCGATGACCATCCCCGCGCTGATGGCTGGGCGCAAGCCCGACAATTGCGGTGACGGTCCGGTCGCCTTCGTCAGCCGCGCCGATTGCGTCGCGACCGCCGTGGGCGTGCTGACGCAGCCGGGCCATGAAAACCAGGCCTATGTGCTGACCGGCCCCGAACTCATCACCATTCCGCAGGCGATGGCGATGGCCAGCGAGATCGCCGGAAAGCCGATCGTCGTCAGCCAGGTCGATGATGAAGCGATGTTCGCCTATTTCGATGCGCTGGGCGCCCCCCGCCATGCGTCCGACATCGTGCCGGATGGTCCTATTCCATGGTCCAGCGACGACATGGTGACGTTCGGTCAGGCGATCCGCGAAGGCTATTTCGCGGAAAGGACCGACTGGGTCGAACGGATCACCGGCCGCAAGCCCAAGACCCTGCGCGAGGTGATGCTGGCGCACAAGGGAAGCTGGCCACTGTGA
- a CDS encoding PepSY-associated TM helix domain-containing protein — MSPVAAMIRDSARQCMAWLHGWTGLLLGHVLFIICLTGTLTIFKPEISQWMRPEARAVASPAEAILAATRWLQANSKDSTGWYLSAPDDRANIVEASYDSDGVYRTQALDPQTGAPVARETLGGEFFYRLHFELELPYPWGRLLASLAAMTMLVALVTGVIAHKRIFKDVFTFRPFKGQRSWLDGHNGLGVLAMPFHIMITFTGLLTLASLNLPWGMAGAYGEDMATMYADLAPGSVTRAASGEKAALAPLAPMLTTAQRHFGGTPIGRVYVFNPGDKAAVVTVYPSDAEAIGYMPAEISFDGATGHTLKAWTETRTGIRTYQTIYGLHMARFAPSLTRWLYFLGGAMLTMAIATGMVLWIVKRRERAPLSVGNRILERLNVGVLTGAPIGAVAFLIANRLLPLGIVARAETEVSIALWTSGAALALGMVLPPAIGWPVLLGGLAIGCVSAAFLGPIWPDGWPLATVNLLLLGVALALLPVIRRQVQRKRPPAPTRRRAVAT, encoded by the coding sequence ATGAGTCCCGTCGCCGCCATGATACGCGACAGTGCGCGCCAATGTATGGCCTGGCTGCACGGCTGGACAGGGCTTCTGCTCGGCCATGTCCTCTTCATCATCTGCCTCACCGGCACACTGACGATATTCAAACCGGAAATCAGCCAGTGGATGCGCCCGGAAGCCCGGGCTGTGGCGTCGCCTGCAGAGGCGATCCTCGCCGCCACGCGCTGGCTCCAAGCCAATAGCAAGGACTCGACCGGCTGGTATCTGTCGGCGCCGGACGATCGGGCCAATATCGTCGAGGCCAGCTATGACAGCGACGGCGTCTACCGCACACAGGCGCTCGACCCGCAAACCGGCGCCCCGGTCGCGCGCGAAACTTTGGGCGGTGAATTTTTCTATCGCCTGCATTTCGAACTGGAACTGCCCTATCCCTGGGGGCGGCTGCTCGCCTCGCTCGCCGCGATGACGATGCTGGTTGCGCTCGTCACGGGGGTTATCGCCCACAAGCGCATCTTCAAGGACGTCTTCACCTTCCGGCCGTTCAAGGGGCAGCGTAGCTGGCTCGATGGACATAATGGCCTTGGCGTTCTGGCCATGCCCTTTCATATCATGATCACTTTCACCGGATTGCTGACCCTGGCCTCGCTCAACCTGCCCTGGGGCATGGCGGGTGCTTATGGCGAGGATATGGCGACAATGTACGCCGATCTGGCGCCGGGGTCCGTCACCCGCGCAGCAAGTGGAGAAAAGGCAGCGTTGGCGCCGCTTGCGCCAATGCTAACCACCGCACAGCGGCATTTCGGCGGTACGCCGATAGGCCGGGTCTATGTCTTCAACCCCGGCGACAAGGCCGCCGTCGTCACCGTCTACCCGTCGGACGCCGAGGCGATCGGCTATATGCCCGCCGAAATCAGTTTCGATGGCGCAACCGGCCACACCCTCAAGGCGTGGACCGAGACACGGACGGGCATCCGCACCTACCAGACCATCTACGGCCTCCACATGGCGCGCTTCGCGCCTTCGCTCACCCGCTGGCTCTATTTTCTCGGCGGCGCGATGCTGACGATGGCGATCGCGACCGGGATGGTCCTGTGGATCGTCAAGCGCCGTGAACGCGCACCGCTGTCGGTGGGCAACCGCATCCTCGAACGGCTAAATGTCGGCGTGCTGACGGGTGCGCCGATCGGAGCGGTCGCCTTCCTCATTGCCAATCGCTTGCTGCCGCTGGGCATCGTCGCCCGCGCGGAGACGGAAGTGTCCATCGCGCTGTGGACCAGCGGCGCAGCGTTGGCCCTGGGCATGGTTCTGCCGCCGGCAATCGGCTGGCCCGTGCTGCTGGGCGGGCTTGCCATTGGCTGCGTGTCGGCCGCGTTCCTCGGCCCCATCTGGCCAGACGGATGGCCGCTGGCGACCGTAAACCTGTTGCTGCTGGGTGTCGCGCTGGCTCTGCTGCCGGTCATCCGCCGCCAGGTGCAGCGCAAGCGCCCGCCGGCACCGACACGACGCAGGGCCGTGGCGACATGA
- a CDS encoding nuclear transport factor 2 family protein, translated as MPSLPIEDRIALQDLIAAYSWALDTGDVEALVACFTPDARMVEEVFDDPDIWEGHEGIRGIAEHYRNAPGFPGRQHHVTQTQYKPQDDGSCAMRSFAFVTECEGEPPYLLRFAGWYDDHAVKNADGQWRFQRRTVRLWDGEVLKNFPGRGQWVPRKRPDSLIIQR; from the coding sequence ATGCCATCCCTTCCGATCGAGGACCGGATCGCGCTGCAAGACCTGATCGCCGCCTATAGCTGGGCGCTGGACACCGGCGACGTCGAGGCGCTCGTCGCCTGCTTCACTCCCGATGCGCGCATGGTGGAGGAAGTGTTCGACGACCCCGACATATGGGAAGGGCATGAGGGAATTCGCGGAATCGCCGAACATTATCGCAATGCCCCCGGCTTCCCCGGCCGCCAGCATCATGTCACACAGACCCAGTATAAGCCGCAGGACGACGGCAGCTGCGCCATGCGCTCCTTCGCCTTCGTGACGGAATGCGAAGGCGAACCGCCCTATCTGCTGCGCTTTGCCGGATGGTATGACGATCATGCGGTCAAAAACGCGGACGGCCAATGGCGCTTCCAGCGTCGAACGGTCAGGCTATGGGATGGCGAGGTGCTGAAAAACTTCCCCGGTCGCGGACAATGGGTGCCGCGAAAGCGGCCGGATTCGCTCATCATCCAACGTTGA
- a CDS encoding TonB-dependent siderophore receptor: MHRHLHHLLLAGVVAILPAGSALAAAPADADAGAVDDSTIIVTGAGNQASSSATGLSLTLRETPQSVSIISRERIEDFALTNINDLLSQAVGINVERVETDRTYYNARGFDITNFQLDGIGLPLIWGIQYGDLDTALFENVETIRGANALLTGVGNPSATINYVRKRPLDHFQANGSVQLGSWNLWRAEADMSAPLSETVAVRVTYAHQERDSYLDYNRNNRDVMSGIISWQVTPQLKATAGYSRQENESDGVLWGALPLVYNDGSRIDHARSASTSADWTYWDTIDTTAFAELAYAFDNGWSMKGVFTYKRFEEDAKLLYAYGAPDADTGLGVYGMAGAYPADYKQYLGDFYASGPVSLFGREHSLAFGLSTAKRDGWEWSALSSALVAYPTVSQWDEGLIAEPSFPDAYLAARSTDRLTRAYGAAHLNLADNLKAVVGASAMWLKSTGYSYGSDLYRKDSKVSPYAGLVADLTSNISLYASYTDIYNPQTQVDVNNVRLDPAKGTSVEAGVKSEWLGGKLYATAAVFRAKQKGLAEYAGVFGADGAGQAGDSYYRGVDTTSKGFELEMTGHITENWSLSGGYTWLDIEDQDGKDTRTWLPTRTLKLSSTYNVPQFNDLKLGAQLRWQNAIRSAVDVGTYRQKGYAVLDLMAGIRVVDHVRASVNVRNVTNTRHLNSLMWGQAYYAPPRNILATLSVEY, translated from the coding sequence ATGCACCGCCACCTGCACCATCTCTTGCTTGCTGGCGTTGTCGCCATCCTACCGGCCGGATCGGCGCTGGCGGCAGCCCCGGCGGACGCCGACGCGGGCGCGGTCGATGATTCCACCATCATCGTCACCGGCGCCGGCAATCAGGCGAGCAGTTCGGCAACGGGCCTGTCCCTCACCTTGCGCGAAACGCCGCAGTCGGTCAGCATCATCAGTCGCGAACGGATCGAGGATTTCGCGCTCACCAATATCAACGACCTGCTCTCCCAGGCCGTCGGCATCAATGTCGAGCGGGTCGAGACGGACCGCACCTATTATAACGCACGCGGTTTCGACATCACCAATTTCCAACTGGATGGCATCGGCCTGCCACTGATCTGGGGCATCCAATATGGCGACCTCGATACCGCCTTGTTCGAAAATGTGGAAACCATCCGCGGCGCCAATGCCCTTCTGACCGGAGTGGGCAATCCGTCGGCAACGATCAATTATGTGCGCAAGCGCCCGCTGGACCATTTCCAGGCCAATGGCTCCGTTCAGCTCGGTTCCTGGAATCTGTGGCGTGCTGAAGCCGACATGTCCGCGCCGCTCAGCGAAACGGTCGCTGTCCGCGTGACCTACGCCCATCAGGAGCGCGACTCCTACCTCGACTATAACCGCAATAATCGCGACGTGATGAGCGGGATCATCAGTTGGCAGGTAACGCCGCAGCTCAAGGCGACGGCCGGCTACAGCCGCCAGGAGAATGAAAGCGACGGCGTGCTCTGGGGCGCGCTGCCGCTGGTCTATAACGATGGAAGCCGGATCGACCATGCTCGATCGGCATCCACTTCGGCGGACTGGACCTATTGGGACACGATCGACACGACCGCCTTTGCCGAACTGGCCTACGCCTTCGACAATGGCTGGTCGATGAAGGGCGTGTTTACCTACAAGCGGTTCGAAGAGGATGCGAAGCTGCTCTATGCCTATGGCGCGCCTGATGCCGATACCGGGCTGGGCGTCTATGGCATGGCGGGCGCCTATCCAGCCGACTACAAGCAATATCTGGGCGATTTCTATGCATCCGGGCCGGTCAGCCTGTTCGGTCGCGAGCATAGCCTGGCCTTCGGCCTGTCCACCGCCAAGCGCGATGGGTGGGAATGGTCGGCCCTGTCCAGCGCGCTGGTCGCCTATCCAACTGTCAGCCAGTGGGACGAGGGGTTGATTGCAGAACCAAGCTTTCCCGACGCCTATCTGGCAGCGCGGAGTACCGACAGGCTGACCCGCGCCTATGGCGCCGCACACCTCAACCTGGCCGACAATCTCAAGGCCGTGGTCGGCGCCAGCGCCATGTGGCTCAAATCCACCGGTTACAGCTACGGCAGCGATCTCTATCGCAAGGACAGCAAGGTCAGCCCCTATGCCGGCCTGGTCGCCGACCTGACATCCAACATCTCGCTTTATGCCAGCTATACCGACATCTATAACCCGCAGACGCAGGTCGACGTTAACAATGTCCGGCTCGATCCGGCCAAGGGCACCAGCGTCGAGGCGGGCGTAAAGAGCGAGTGGCTGGGAGGCAAGCTCTACGCCACCGCTGCCGTCTTCCGCGCAAAGCAGAAGGGGCTTGCGGAATATGCCGGCGTGTTCGGTGCGGATGGTGCTGGACAGGCGGGCGACAGCTATTATCGCGGCGTCGATACCACCTCCAAGGGGTTCGAGTTGGAGATGACAGGCCATATCACCGAAAACTGGTCGCTGAGCGGCGGCTACACCTGGCTCGATATCGAGGATCAGGACGGCAAGGATACGCGCACCTGGCTACCGACCCGGACGTTGAAGCTGTCCAGCACCTACAATGTGCCGCAGTTCAACGATCTGAAGCTGGGCGCTCAACTGCGCTGGCAGAACGCTATTCGCAGCGCGGTCGACGTGGGCACGTACCGGCAGAAGGGTTATGCGGTACTCGATCTGATGGCCGGCATCCGCGTGGTCGATCATGTCCGCGCCAGCGTCAATGTCCGCAACGTAACCAACACCCGCCACCTCAACAGCCTGATGTGGGGACAGGCCTATTATGCGCCGCCACGCAACATATTGGCGACGCTCAGCGTGGAGTATTGA